Within the Thermosynechococcaceae cyanobacterium Okahandja genome, the region AATTATTCTGGCCACCGGCGCAACCGGCACAGGCAAAACCCTGCTGGTGAGTAAGTTCCTCGAAACGGGTTGCCAACAGGGGGAGCGGGCGCTCCTGTTTGCCTACGAAGAATCGCGAGCGCAACTGTCCCGCAATGCCTCCTCTTGGGGAATTGATTTTGAAGAGTTGGAGCGGCAGGGTCTGCTGCGCATTGTCTGTGCCTATCCTGAATCGGCAGGGCTAGAAGACCACTTGCAAATTATTAAGTCGGAAATTGCCGACTTCAAGCCATCGCGGGTGGCCATTGACTCCCTTTCGGCTCTCGATCGGGGGGTGAGTAATAATGCCTTCCGCCAGTTTGTAATTGGTGTAACCGGCTTTGCCAAGCAGGAGGAGATCACCGGGTTCTTTACCAATACCACGGATCAGTTTATGGGGTCGAACTCGATTACCGAGTCCCATATTTCTACGATTACGGATACGATTTTGCTGTTGCAGTACGTGGAAATTCGCGGCGAAATGTCGCGGGCCATTAACGTCTTTAAGATGCGGGGGTCATGGCACGATAAGGGGATTCGCGAGTACGTGATTACGGAAAAAGGTGCCGAAATTCGCGACTCGTTCCGCAATTTTGAAGGCATTATCAGCGGTACGCCCACCCGGATTTCCGTTGACGAGAAAACCGAACTCGCTCGTATTGTCAAAGATGTGAAGGATCTCGGGGAGGAGTAGGCAACGCTGGATGCAGTTAAACCAAGTGATTGTCGTCCACAAAGCGGGCGATCGCCAAAGTAAAGACTGGGCGGATCGGGCGGTTCGCCAACTGCAACAGCGGGGGGCGCGGGTCTTGGTGGGGCCGAGCGGTCCGCGGGATAATCCCTACCCGGTATTTATGGCCTCGGTCACTGAACCGATTGATCTGGCGGTGGTCTTGGGGGGGGATGGCACCTCCTTAGCGGCGGCACGACACCTTGCGGCGGCGGGGGTGCCGATTCTGGCGGTGAATGTGGGCGGGCATCTGGGGTTTTTAACGGAACCCTTTGATCTGTTTGCCGAGATGGAAACGGTGTGGGAGCGCCTCGAGCGGGATGAGTACGCAATGCAGCAGCGGATGATGTTGCAGGCGCAGGTGTTTGAAGGCCCCAAACCCCACGCCGAACCGGTGGGCGATCGCTACTACGCCCTGAATGAAATGTGCATCAAACCCGCCTCCGCCGATCGCATGATTACCGCCATTCTGGAGATGGAAATTGATGGGGATGTGGTGGATCAGTACCAAGGGGATGGCCTTTTGGTGGCAACTCCCACCGGCTCCACCTGCTACACCGTCGCCGCCAATGGCCCGATTTTGCACCCGGGGATGGAAGCGTTAGTGGTGACCCCCATTTGCCCCCTGAGCCTTTCGAGCCGTCCCATTGTCTTGCCGTCGCGATCGCTGGTGAGTATTTGGCCGCTAGAGGATCACAGCCTCAATACCAAGCTGTGGATGGATGGCGTACTGGCCACTTCCATTTGGCCGGGGCAGCGGGTACAGGTCTCAATGGCCGACTGCCAAGCCCGCTTCATTCTGCTGCGGGACCATTACTCCTTTTATCAAACCCTACGGGAAAAATTGGCCTGGGCGGGGGCACGCATTCCCTACCACAACAATCATCGCAACTAGGCAACGATCCAAGAGTGGGGTCGCTATAATGGCTGCATTCCTAACGAGTCCTTGCCAATGATTATCACGCCCTTTGAACGCGAAGCGTTAGGTAATAACTCTCAGCAGCTTGTCGATCAATTGCTGGAGATTGGCCTTGCCCTCTCGGCCACAGAATCCCTAGACGAGTTACTGCACCTGATTCTCACTAAAAGCCGTGAGATTACCTGTAGTGATGCGGGCACCATTTTTCTGGTTCAAGCAGAAACCACACCCGCCGTCTTAGAATTCAAGGCGGCCCAGAACGACAGTGTTGCCCTGCCGGAGCATGTGCAGCAGTACACCATCCCCCTCACCGCCAACAGCTTGGTGGGCTACGCGGCCCTCACCACCGAATCCCTCAATATTGCCGATGTCTATGCCCTATCGGGGAGCGAAACCTACCAGTTTAACCGTTCCTTCGATGAATCGTTTAACTACCGCACCTGCTCGGTGTTGGTGGTGCCGATGCAAAATATCAGTGGTCAAGTCATTGGGGTGCTGCAACTCATTAATCGCAAACGCCAGCGGGATAGTGTGTTGACCCCCGCAACAACGCCGGAACTCACCCAACCCTACAGTGGGTGGGAAGAGCATATTGTACGGGCATTGGCCAGCCAAGCGGCCGTAATTATCGAGCGCAATCATCTGCTGGAGAGTATTGAACACCTATTTGAAGGCTTTGTTACCGCCTCGGTCCAGGCCATTGAAGCTCGGGATCCAACCACCTCCGGGCATTCAGAGCGGGTTGCCGCCCTCACGGTGCGCTTAGCCGAAATTGCTAATAGGGAGAGCCACGGCATCTTTCGGGAGCTTTATTTTAGCGATCGCCAACTGCAAGAGATCCGTTACGCCGCTTTGCTGCACGATTTTGGTAAAGTCGCGGTTCCCGAAACCATTCTCAACAAACAAAAGAAAATCTTCCCCGAGCAACTGGAAATTATTCGCCAGCGATTTGCCCTTGTGCGCCGCACCTTGGAAATGGAAACGGCGCAAGCAAAGGTGAACTATCTGCTCTCCCATCCCCACACCCCCCACAGCGGCGAGCAGGCCTGTGATCACTGCGCCTTCTTTCGCCACCTCGACCATGAGTTACAGCAACACCTACAAATTCTGGAGTCCTACTGGCAGATCCTCGAGCAGGCCAATGAACCCCGCGTACTGGAGGAAGAACCCCTTGCCCGCCTACAGGAAATGACCCAGTTTTACTACAAGGGCATTGATGGCCAACTGTACCCCCTCATTACCGCCTCAGAACTCGAGCAGCTTCTGGTGCGCCGCGGCAGCCTCACCCAAGCCGAACGCCGCATCATTGAGTCTCACGTCACCCATACCTATCAATTTCTGTCACGAATTCCCTGGACACAGCACCTGCAAAACGTGCCCATCATTGCCTATGGCCACCATGAGCGCCTCGATGGCGGTGGCTACCCCCGCGGTATTAGTGCCGCAGACATTCCCCTGCAAACCCAAATGCTGGCCATTGCCGACATTTACGATGCCCTGACCGCCAGCGATCGCCCCTACAAAAAAAGCTTACCCGTAGCCACTGCCCTGAAAATCCTTGATCAGGAAGCCGCCGAATTTAAGATCAACGCCGACCTCGTCGCCCTCTTTAAGCAACAGCAGATCTTTAGCGTGCTAGGGCATCAACTATAATACGGTGGCTCTCTTTGCAGACCAACGTCACCACAGGTTTGCAGACCAACGTCACCACAGGGAGGTGCGCCAATGATTTACCTGCCCGTAACCCTACTGCTGTTTGTGCTCATGGTGCTGGCCTTGCCCTTTCTGTGGCTCGCCATTGCCCTAGATGCCGTCCAGCTAGCGGTTGCCAAACTGGGCTTTTCCCCGTCCGCGGCTGCCTTACTATTGCTGCTGGTCATTCTGGGCAGCACCATCAATATTCCCCTCTACGAGCGGGTATCGACCGTGTCCATCGTGCCGGACTTCACCGAACTGTGGCTCGCCCGCTTTTGGGGCATTCCCCTGCGCAAAATTGAGCAAAAAACCATCGTTGCCCTAAATGTGGGAGGCGGGCTAATTCCCACCCTCCTAGCTCTTTACCAGTTTGGCCGCGTCAGCCCGGTGGCAATTCTGCTGGTGACCGCCATTGTTACCCTAGTGAGTTACTACTCCGCTCAAGTAGTTCCGGGCATTGGCATTCAAATGAACGCCCTTGTGGCTCCCCTAACTGCCGCCATGACCGCAATTCTCATTTCTGCTCCAGGTGCCGCAGCCCCAGTCGCCTTTGCCGGTGGCGTGCTGGGCACCCTCATCGGGGCTGACGTACTGCACCTGCGGGAAATCGAGCGCATGTCAGCCGGTGTTCTGAGTATTGGTGGCGCTGGCGTATTTGACGGGATTGCCCTTTGCGGCCTTTTTGCGCTGCTGCTGACCTAGCAATAGCCCATCTGCCCTTTGACGCTCGTTCAGCCAAGCCAAAGACTATCGCTGGAGCACCGCAATCCATTTGGCTGGCCCCTAGGCCAAGAGATTGTTGCGAAACATGGAAACTCTGAGAAGCCTTGTGTTACATTTTTCAAAGTAAAGCAGCGGTTTCTCAGGACTGATCTCTGTTATGAATAAAGTTTACGACTGGTTTGAGGAACGCCTAGAAATTCAGGCGCTCGCCGACGATGTCACCAGTAAGTACGTGCCCCCTCACGTGAACATTTTTTACTGTTTGGGTGGCATTACCCTCACCTGCTTTCTGGTGCAGTTTGCCACTGGCTTCGCAATGACCTTTTATTACAAGCCAACGGTTGCTGAAGCTTTTACCTCGGTACAGTACATCATGAATGAGGTGAACTTTGGCTGGCTGATCCGCTCGATCCACAAGTGGTCTGCCAGCATGATGGTCTTGATGATGATTCTGCACGTTTTCCGGGTCTATCTCACCGGTGGTTTCAAAAAGCCGCGTGAGCTGACTTGGGTGACAGGTGTTGTCCTTGCCGTGATTACCGTCAGTTTTGGTGTGACCGGCTATTCCCTGCCATGGGATCAAGTGGGTTACTGGGCGGTGAAAATTGTCTCCGGTATTCCTGCCGCCATCCCGGTGGTGGGTGATCAATTGGTGGAACTCATGCGCGGTGGTGAAAGTGTGGGTCAAGCAACCTTAACCCGCTTCTACAGCCTGCACACCTTTGTCCTGCCTTGGTCTATTGCGGTCTTTATGCTGATGCACTTCCTAATGATCCGCAAACAGGGTATCTCTGGTCCCTTGTAAGCTCCCTGAAACAGGCAAGCATAACAAAATGTAACAACCTGCCCCCTAGACAGGCTCGGAACTTGTTATGCTCCAAATACATTCCCCCTTGCTGACCCTCTAGGAGAACGACTGTTCTATGGCAAAAGTTTTGAAAAAGCCAGATTTAGCAAATCCGGCACTACGGGCAAAGCTCAAAAAAGGGATGGGCCATAATTACTATGGCGAACCCGCGTGGCCCAACGATCTGCTCTACATTTTCCCTGTGGTCATTATGGGCACCATTGCCCTAGTGATTGGCTTGGCCGTCATGGATCCGGCCATGATCGGCGAGCCTGCGGATCCCTTTGCCACACCACTCGAGATTCTGCCGGAGTGGTATCTCTATCCAACATTTCAAATTTTCCGCGTTGTCCCCAACAAATTGCTAGGAGTACTGATGAATGCCAGTATTCCCCTAGGTCTGATGCTCATCCCCTTTATTGAGAGCATCAACAAGTTCCAGAATCCCTTCCGGCGGCCTGTGGCCATGGCGGTGTTTCTGTTTGGCACCGTGGTCACCCTATGGCTGGGCATTGGTGCCGCCTTCCCCCTCGACAAATCTCTAACCTTGGGCTTGTTCTAGAGGCGTTGTTCGATAGGTCAAGACGATAAGATCGCATCTAGTGCGGACTAGGTGCGATTCTTTTTGGAGCCAATTGCATAATATTCCCAGTCTCATCAAAAAAGATTACGTACCTACCCTCTGTCGCCGTTGAGAGGCTATATGATGCAGATAGTTTGGTTACGCGCATTTGTGCTGGGCAGTGCTCTAGTCTTGTTCAGTGGGGTAGCCAGATCCACAGAACCTCCTCGTAGCGGCTGTGAACAGGAGCTTGCAGCCGTTGCTGTAACGAGTTGCCCCCCCACTAGAGAAAAGCCGCACACTCTCGAAAATCTGGGGGAACTCTCAGCCGCCGTTCTCGATTTTACTGAAGCAGATAGCGACCTTGCTGTTACCCTGTTTGGTTGTGACTGCCCAATGCACATGAGTTGGTTGCAGCAAATGCGGTCGGCTTGGTTAAACTAGCAGCAAGGGAGCCATTGACTGTTTACAAAAATTTATTAAGTTTAGGTTTGTGAGGTTACCATGTCTTCTCTGCGCTTAGCTCTAATGGTGAGTCCGACTCTGCTCGGTTCACTGCTCAGTTTAGTGGCAATGGTCAATTCGGCGCGGGCTGAGGTGGCAACCCCCATTCCGGTGCCGCCGCCAGAGGCCAATGTCTGCCGCCCCAACCCCCACCAAAAGTTTCAGCTTGTGTGTAACCGTCTTGGGGAACAGGCAACAACTGTTCAGGCGAATGCGGATGGTAATCGGATGCCCCCGGCGGTGCTAGAGTTTAGCGAAGAAGAAAGTAACGCAGCGATCGCCCTGTTTGGTTGCGACTGTCCGCTGTGTCTCAACGCCCTGCGGCAAATGCGCGGCCTCCCTCCCCTCAATCAACTAGGTTAGAGATACACCAAGCAAAACCCCCACCCTAAGGTTAAGGTGGGGGCAAATTATCCTTGAGCCTAAGCACTCTAGTAGAGGGCGGGTACAGGGGGGGGAGCTGGCATCACTGGTGGCGGCGGTGCAAAGAAGGTGGGCTGGGGGGGGGGTAGCAGCGTTTCAACAGCTAAGTTACAGGGATAGGGAGTTCCATACATCGACGTACAGAAGGGGCTATCTAGGTCACGGGTACGAATGACGGGCGTATTGGCCTGCTGATACCAAGCATCATTAGAAACATAGTTAATGCGGCGCGCCCGGTTGACTATGTCGTTATCGCGATAGGTGGGTACCCCAAAGACAAACATGGTATCGCCAGCAATGGATTCATCCACCCAATAGTTTTGGGTTCCATCAATGCGCTCAAACGCTTGGGGAATCGAAGGACGACTAACAGGGTACATTTGTGGGTTAACGGGCTGGCGGCGGCTTTGGGCAGTTGCCGGAGCGATTACTGCCACCAACATCGCTACCCCCACAAGAGGGGCAAGTTTCATTCCCATAGGTTCATCTCCAGACAGTTTTAACGTTCGGCAACAGCAACGACACAAGGTTTACTAGGATTAAACCGTTTTTTCCTTAGCTTTATTCTAAAGTTGCCACCGTTAGGGCACAGGCAGCACTGTGCCGCTTTCTGACTGTCTTGCTACGTTAGAACGAGATCGTCACGGCTCCTGATCAGAAGTTCCCCTTGCGTGAAGGGCACTAATGACTATGGCGCGATAATAATTGCTCTTCTAGGGCGGCAATTTGGTTATACGCAGCGGTGAGTTGCGCCGTTAAGCGCTGGATTTGTACTTCTGGACTCAGGGGGCGATCGCCACTGAGATGACGGCTGTGGCTATAGTCATCATCC harbors:
- a CDS encoding NAD(+) kinase, which produces MQLNQVIVVHKAGDRQSKDWADRAVRQLQQRGARVLVGPSGPRDNPYPVFMASVTEPIDLAVVLGGDGTSLAAARHLAAAGVPILAVNVGGHLGFLTEPFDLFAEMETVWERLERDEYAMQQRMMLQAQVFEGPKPHAEPVGDRYYALNEMCIKPASADRMITAILEMEIDGDVVDQYQGDGLLVATPTGSTCYTVAANGPILHPGMEALVVTPICPLSLSSRPIVLPSRSLVSIWPLEDHSLNTKLWMDGVLATSIWPGQRVQVSMADCQARFILLRDHYSFYQTLREKLAWAGARIPYHNNHRN
- a CDS encoding GAF domain-containing protein → MIITPFEREALGNNSQQLVDQLLEIGLALSATESLDELLHLILTKSREITCSDAGTIFLVQAETTPAVLEFKAAQNDSVALPEHVQQYTIPLTANSLVGYAALTTESLNIADVYALSGSETYQFNRSFDESFNYRTCSVLVVPMQNISGQVIGVLQLINRKRQRDSVLTPATTPELTQPYSGWEEHIVRALASQAAVIIERNHLLESIEHLFEGFVTASVQAIEARDPTTSGHSERVAALTVRLAEIANRESHGIFRELYFSDRQLQEIRYAALLHDFGKVAVPETILNKQKKIFPEQLEIIRQRFALVRRTLEMETAQAKVNYLLSHPHTPHSGEQACDHCAFFRHLDHELQQHLQILESYWQILEQANEPRVLEEEPLARLQEMTQFYYKGIDGQLYPLITASELEQLLVRRGSLTQAERRIIESHVTHTYQFLSRIPWTQHLQNVPIIAYGHHERLDGGGYPRGISAADIPLQTQMLAIADIYDALTASDRPYKKSLPVATALKILDQEAAEFKINADLVALFKQQQIFSVLGHQL
- a CDS encoding DUF1614 domain-containing protein, which gives rise to MIYLPVTLLLFVLMVLALPFLWLAIALDAVQLAVAKLGFSPSAAALLLLLVILGSTINIPLYERVSTVSIVPDFTELWLARFWGIPLRKIEQKTIVALNVGGGLIPTLLALYQFGRVSPVAILLVTAIVTLVSYYSAQVVPGIGIQMNALVAPLTAAMTAILISAPGAAAPVAFAGGVLGTLIGADVLHLREIERMSAGVLSIGGAGVFDGIALCGLFALLLT
- a CDS encoding cytochrome b6 → MNKVYDWFEERLEIQALADDVTSKYVPPHVNIFYCLGGITLTCFLVQFATGFAMTFYYKPTVAEAFTSVQYIMNEVNFGWLIRSIHKWSASMMVLMMILHVFRVYLTGGFKKPRELTWVTGVVLAVITVSFGVTGYSLPWDQVGYWAVKIVSGIPAAIPVVGDQLVELMRGGESVGQATLTRFYSLHTFVLPWSIAVFMLMHFLMIRKQGISGPL
- the petD gene encoding cytochrome b6-f complex subunit IV, yielding MAKVLKKPDLANPALRAKLKKGMGHNYYGEPAWPNDLLYIFPVVIMGTIALVIGLAVMDPAMIGEPADPFATPLEILPEWYLYPTFQIFRVVPNKLLGVLMNASIPLGLMLIPFIESINKFQNPFRRPVAMAVFLFGTVVTLWLGIGAAFPLDKSLTLGLF